A window of the Bufo gargarizans isolate SCDJY-AF-19 chromosome 1, ASM1485885v1, whole genome shotgun sequence genome harbors these coding sequences:
- the LOC122925050 gene encoding gastrula zinc finger protein XlCGF71.1-like codes for MNSEGNFMLSLNYNVEDEDIIPHSSGENLFTLSVYPGLHSTDLLYNPPNHKEPSHDRSKIVPTSRGQKGGKKFKSGKEFTKRSSLSTQRNHTGEHPYTCSQCGKCLKKKSYLVIHERIHTGEKPYSCSECGKCFTDKSSLICHERIHTGEKPYSCSECGRCFNKKSHLVKHERIHTGEKPFSCTECGKCFREKSSFIRHGRIHTGEKPYSCSECGKGFIQKSDLVKHERIHRRWM; via the coding sequence ATGAATTCTGAAGGAAACTTCATGTTATCACTGAATTATAACGTAGAAGATGAAGATATCATTCCGCactcttcaggagaaaacctcTTTACCCTTAGTGTATATCCGGGACTTCATAGTACAGATCTATTATATAATCCCCCTAATCACAAGGAACCATCTCATGACCGATCAAAGATTGTTCCGACGAGTAGAGGTCAGAAAGgaggtaaaaaatttaaatccggTAAAGAATTCACAAAAAGATCAAGTCTTTCTAcacagagaaatcacacaggggagcaTCCATACACCTGTtcacaatgtgggaaatgtttaaaaaaaaaatcatatcttgttatacatgaaagaattcacacaggagaaaaaccgtattcatgttcagaatgtgggaaatgttttacagacaaATCAAGTCTTATTtgccatgagagaattcacacaggagagaagccgtattcatgttcagaatgtgggagatgttttaataaaaaatcacaccttgttaaacatgagagaattcacacaggagagaagccgttctcgtgtacagaatgtgggaaatgttttagagaGAAATCGAGTTTTATTAGACAtggaagaattcacacaggagagaagccgtattcatgttcagaatgtgggaaaggttTTATACAAAAATctgatcttgttaaacatgaaagaattcacagaagatggatgtag